A window of the Brassica napus cultivar Da-Ae chromosome C5, Da-Ae, whole genome shotgun sequence genome harbors these coding sequences:
- the LOC106355386 gene encoding LOW QUALITY PROTEIN: probable ribosomal protein S11, mitochondrial (The sequence of the model RefSeq protein was modified relative to this genomic sequence to represent the inferred CDS: inserted 4 bases in 2 codons) encodes MELYVLHLVSKGHASFWWHGHFSRMRRGIAVKSVSGQTTVGIDPQVLCVIVSFTEQGPVPGDSESKSGLPNPNASPFKSFSEIKAGLSNTGGKSFNTFSEDMRSGLTPNAPPTVKNPMRSRFPNTNLPDQLNLPSTAGSGSSAPSYQSFTQSXSKDLDFVXEEDEGRGASWLFSHFHRPNLETNADIIHIKLLRNNTFVTVTDSKGNVKCKATSGSLPDLKGGRKMTSYTADATAENIGRRVKAMGLKSVVVKANGFTHFKKKRNAIVAFRSGYSSSRNDQNPIVYIEDTTRKAHNGCRLPRKRRV; translated from the exons atGGAGTTGTATGTTTTGCACCTTGTATCTAAAGGTCATGCCTCGTTCTGGTGGCATGGCCATTTTTCGAGGATGCGTAGAGGAATTGCTGTTAAGTCCGTAAGCGGCCAGACAACCGTTGGGATAGATCCACAGGTGTTATGCG TGATTGTTTCTTTCACAGAGCAAGGCCCAGTTCCTGGAGACTCTGAGAGCAAGTCAGGCTTACCAAATCCTAACGCGTCGCCCTTCAAAAGTTTCAGTGAAATAAAAGCAGGTTTATCCAACACTGGAGGAAAGAGTTTCAATACTTTCAGTGAAGATATGAGATCAGGCCTGACTCCTAATGCTCCTCCTACCGTCAAAAATCCCATGAGATCACGCTTTCCAAACACCAACCTACCTGATCAGTTGAATTTACCAAGCACAGCAGGAAGCGGTTCCTCTGCTCCGAGCTACCAAAGCTTCACTCAGTC ATCGAAAGACCTGGACTTTGT AGAAGAGGATGAAGGACGGGGAGCCTCGTGGCTATTCTCTCATTTCCATCGACCGAACCTTGAGACTAACGCCGACATCATCCACATCAAGCTGCTGCGGAACAACACTTTTGTCACCGTTACAGATTCCAAAGGCAACGTCAAATGCAAAGCTACGTCTGGTAGTTTGCCTGATCTGAAAGGTGGACGGAAGATGACGAGTTACACGGCTGATGCGACCGCTGAGAACATTGGGAGAAGAGTTAAGGCTATGGGTTTGAAATCTGTGGTGGTTAAGGCGAATGGGTTTACGCAtttcaagaagaagagaaatgCCATTGTTGCCTTCAGAAGCGGTTACTCCAGTTCCAGGAATGATCAGAATCCTATAGTGTACATCGAGGACACTACTAGGAAGGCTCATAATGGTTGCAGATTGCCAAGGAAACGTAGGGtgtga